The nucleotide sequence GCTATGAGCGAAATAGGAAATCTTTTATTTCTTAAGGAAGACTTTAAAGGAGCAGCAAAGCAGTTTGATAATATTGTAAAGAATAATAAAGACAATAAAACAGCTCTGTATAATAAAGGGATTTCCCTTGAAAGAGCTGGGGAATACTTGGAGGCAATTGAATGTTATGATTTGCTTATAAAACTAGATAATAAGTATATGGATGCTTATTATTCCAAAGCAAGAGTACAGGAGGAAATTGGAAAACACAAAGAAGCTATAAGCACATATATTGCAATTGCAAATTTGAAAAAGGATGATGGAGAACCGTACCTAAGAATTTCTAGTATTTATAATAGAATAGGCTTTTATGACAAAGCTCTTATCTATATAGAAAAATTACTAGAAGTTGATCCAGAAAGAGTAATAGGATATGTAGACAAAGCGCTTATTCTTATAAGTACTGAAAGATATAACGATGCATTAGAATGGATTAATAGGGCTATTAAGATGGAAAATAGAGACCCTGAGATTTATACTATAAAGGGTAATTTATATAGAAAGATAAAACAGTATGATGAAGCTATAAAATGGTATGATGAAGCAATTAAAGTAGATAAAAGCTTTTTTAAGTCATACATATTTAAGGCTGAAGTTCTTCTTGAGATTAAAGCTTATGATGAGGCGATTGAAACATATAAATATTTGATGGAAAACGACAAATCTAAGCTTTACTCATCCTTTTCCAAGGCCCCATACAAATTGGTTTTACTTTATAAAAAACTAGGTGATTATGATGAAGTTAAAGCCATGGGGGAAAAGGCTATAAAATATTATGAGGAACTTATTAGCATAGCTAAGGAAAATAATGAGTTTGTAGGCATAGTTGAGAACATTAAAGAACTCATGAAATTTTAGGACTTAAAACTAAATGTAAATAATTAACACAATGTAGACACTGGAAATAATGAATTGTTTATACAAATTTATTAGTTAATTAGCATAGAAAAGTTAAGATAGTCAAGGCAAGATTTAAATTTTATAAATCTTGCCTTTTTAATTTTTATATGCTTAAATTATAATAAATTAACACTTAAAGCAGAGAGGAACTAATAAATGAATATTCAAATTTTTGGTACTAAAAAGTGTTTTGATACAAAAAAAGCCGAGAGATACTTTAAAGAGAGAAAAATAAAATATCAGTTTATAGATTTAAAGGAAAAGGGATTAAGTAAGGGGGAATTAAATAGCGTTAAAGCCTCTGTAGGTTTAGACAATTTGATAAATGCTAAAGCAAAAAAATATAAAGCCCTAAATCTTGATAAGATTAGAACTGCATCAGTAAAGGAAGAAATATTATTGGATAATCCAGAGGTTTATGTAACTCCTATAGTTAGAAACGGAAAAAATGCTACAGTAGGTTATAAACCAGAGGTATGGAAGGAATGGTCGTAGGGGCCTTGATAGGATAATATATTAAAAAGTAGTGAAGAAACGATTATAGATTAGGCCTCTTCACTATTTTTTTATACATTATCTTAATTCAAGTATTTTCTTATGAAGCTCGTCTACACTGTTTACAATATAATTAGCTCCTGCATTTTTTAGCTCTTCATAGGAACCAAAACCATAAGTAACGCCTATAGAGGGTAAATTATTTTTTAAAGCACCTATAACATCATATTCCCTATCACCAATCATTATTGCATCGTCGCTTTTTATATTAAGACTTTCCATAGCATATCTTATTACGTCCTCTTTTGTACTTAGTTTACCGTCAAGAGAACTTCCGACTATAGCATCAAAATAGAAAGCTAATTTAAAGTGTTCAAGTATTTGTTTTGAAAATACAGTGGGCTTTGAGGTTGCAACAACTAAATGAAAACCATAATCTTTTAAAGAGCTAAGTAGAGCTTCAATTCCATCGTAAACCTTGTTTTCAAACATTCCTTTAGCTTTAAAGTAATCTCTATAATAATCAATTGCGACAGTTGCAGTTTCCTCATCAAAATTATAGTATTCCATAAAAGATGTTTTAAGTGGTGGTCCTACGAATTTATTAAGAGAAGATAAATCTTCCACTTGTATATCAAATTTATTCAGGGAATACTTAACTGACTTTGTTATTCCCTCGGCGGAGTCGGTTAAAGTTCCATCTAAATCAAATAGTACATAGTTATACAATTAAAAAACCTCCTGTTTTGTTGTATAATTTATAATGGAACTAATAAGAAATTTGGGGTATTTATATTTCTTATTAGCAATATTGTAAATGCATGTTTTAGGGATTAGTTAATTTAAATATATTATAACATCATTAAAATGAAAAGGGAAAGTTGAGGATAAATAGGTGAAAAAGAGGATAAATGCTATAATAACAATTTTGGCTTTTATATTTTTAGGACTATATGTTTCTAAATGGAGTATTATAAATGAAATTAAATTATTTTTGTACATTCTTGTTTCTTTCGTAGTTTGCATAATACTTCAAGAAATTAGTTTTATTTTAATTGGTCAGATATATGGGATAGTGTCTCATGTTATATGTATTGGACCTTTTGCCATTTTTAAGCGTAATGGCAAGTTAAAGGTTAAATTTAAAATGAGGGCATATTCCGGTTTTTTGGGAAATATACAAGGAGTACATATTCCAGATATAAAATCTAAAGAGGAATTTGAAAGAGTTAAAAAGAACTTAAAAATAGTACTATGCGCGGGATTTTTTGCTGACATAATTATTGTAATAGTTGCACTTATTTTGATTTTTACAGCAGCTTTTAAAAATCATGATTTTAAAATGTTTTTGATTATATCAATTATTATGGCAGAACTTTTAGGCTTTATTTCTGTTTTTGGAGGCAGTGTAAAGAGTGCTTTAAATATGAAAAAATCTTCAGAAGAGGAAGTTCTACAGGACCTATTACTTCTAGGTATATTTTATGAGGGGACTAAAGAAGCACATCGTTTTAGTTATCTAATTGAAAGGTACCTTGTTCTCGGAGAGAATATTAAAGTTAGAAACTATAG is from Clostridium acetobutylicum ATCC 824 and encodes:
- a CDS encoding tetratricopeptide repeat protein; its protein translation is MANENLDNAEKYKKMALNLNLVDKHDLAIEYFKKSLEYKKDDFGVLINIAANYTVLKQYEKAIEYYERSLKIAPNDEFAMSEIGNLLFLKEDFKGAAKQFDNIVKNNKDNKTALYNKGISLERAGEYLEAIECYDLLIKLDNKYMDAYYSKARVQEEIGKHKEAISTYIAIANLKKDDGEPYLRISSIYNRIGFYDKALIYIEKLLEVDPERVIGYVDKALILISTERYNDALEWINRAIKMENRDPEIYTIKGNLYRKIKQYDEAIKWYDEAIKVDKSFFKSYIFKAEVLLEIKAYDEAIETYKYLMENDKSKLYSSFSKAPYKLVLLYKKLGDYDEVKAMGEKAIKYYEELISIAKENNEFVGIVENIKELMKF
- a CDS encoding arsenate reductase family protein; translation: MNIQIFGTKKCFDTKKAERYFKERKIKYQFIDLKEKGLSKGELNSVKASVGLDNLINAKAKKYKALNLDKIRTASVKEEILLDNPEVYVTPIVRNGKNATVGYKPEVWKEWS
- a CDS encoding HAD family hydrolase; the encoded protein is MYNYVLFDLDGTLTDSAEGITKSVKYSLNKFDIQVEDLSSLNKFVGPPLKTSFMEYYNFDEETATVAIDYYRDYFKAKGMFENKVYDGIEALLSSLKDYGFHLVVATSKPTVFSKQILEHFKLAFYFDAIVGSSLDGKLSTKEDVIRYAMESLNIKSDDAIMIGDREYDVIGALKNNLPSIGVTYGFGSYEELKNAGANYIVNSVDELHKKILELR